The genomic segment ACCACCACAACCGTCGCTgttgccaccaccaccacaaccaccgcCACCACAACCACTATCCCCACCCCTGCCGCCACTGCCACCACTAGAAGCACCACTACCACAATAACCACTACCATTGTCACTGTAGCTACCACCCCCACCACCACGAACACCACCACAACCATCACCGTcaccgccgccgccgccaccaccaacGCCGCCGCTGCTACCACTAagaccaccatcaccaccactaACACCACAATGacatccaccaccaccaccaccaccacaaccaccaccaagACCACAACCACcataaccaccaccaccaccaccacaacctccaccaccaccaccacaacaacaaccactACCGCCGTCGCCGCCACTACCACCGCCACGAACCCCACCATCAGTCACACCACCATGACCACCTCCAAGGGCTATAGTAACCGTGGGCTGCAGCAGTAGAGAGCAATAAGGAGCTGTGAGCTGCATCAACTACATCAGCCGAGAGAAAGGGAGGAttctttatcttatatctttttGTCCCTAGCCATTCATTAACTAGGAACACTAACTGAAACTGGCATTTGTATTGATAGGATTGGACTGATTGGGAGATTCAAGATAATTGAAGTTGTACACGTAAGAAAGAGATTTCCAAAGTTGTCCCAAAACCTGTCCAGAAGTCAGATGGGGCACGTGAATTTCCTACAATATGGAACCAGCACTGTAGTATAGGAttacattcatttttatttttatttttttgtatttgatgggcttaTGTCAGCCCACTGTCACTGGTAGCTTTAgttcttattttgtaaaaggccatttctaaagtccaagtagattggaagagttcttagtgctctctccaactcttggcaactttatttgttttcttttgtttgtgtttgattGTGTTTCACGTTTAGGTGTGacttttgtcacattagagtccgtgATTGTGTGCTCACGTTTTAGGGAGTCATTAGAGTCCAACATTGTCTTTTTTTGTTGTGTGAGTCAAGTAcacattgtttttaaaaaagtaattttactttaaagatGTCTAGGATTAGTGAATTTGAGAAGCAACATACTCTtaggaaaataatgaaacaaattggGAATTTGGAAGAGAGCATGAATCAAGATAGGCTTAATAGGGAGGTGCAAACCTCAATCATTCACAATGAGTTGAAAATGCTAAAAAAAGAACAAGTTCGGAATAGGGAGAGGTCTAGGGAAAATTACACTATAGACTTCCAAAGGAAAAGAGAATTCCTAGATAGGCTCCAAAAGTTGCAACAAAAGTCTATGACTGTGCAAGAATTTAGGCAAAAGATAGAGTTATATAAAATGAGGGCTGGAATTGTTGAGAGGGAAGAGGTTACCTTAGCTAGATTCTTAAATGGGCTAAATTTTGACATAAGGCATGAGGTTGAATTACTATcttataaagatttaaatatCTTGTTCAAATATGCataaaggtagaacaacaacCATTTTCCAAAAGACAAcaagaaagaatggaaaaacataggagataagagaaagaaagaagagagcaacataggagagaagaggaagaaagaagagagcaacataggagagaagaggaagaaagaagagagcaacatagGANgagagaagaggaagaaagaagagagcaacataggaaagaagaggaagaaaaagagagaataagaagagagaaagaaaagagagaagaggaagaaaagatagagcaGGAAGAGAGactacaaaagaaagagaaggaagaaattgaaaggaaggaaagggaagaaaagaaattgatgacAACATATCTTAATCTAGAACCcaaaaggggaggttttctatcctttcattttccttcaattgaaattaaatgttccaaattcatcttttctttccaaaatattgccatcacatcttttcaaaagttgcaatttttaacatatggcaatcaaaaacttgagttagagttacctttttggttatcactaactcaagacaaaaataaattttcaaatgaagaatggtttctttataatcatcatattgaaaattttaaaattaagaaaccttcttcgaaaaatactcttttatatactttgggtcatagaaaactaattagtgttatgtttgatgcttattgcagatttaCCTTTGACCCAAGAGGAGTTTGTAGAGAGGCAactaaaaataagtcctcaCGAGATCCATCAAGANttgaggacaaatcctttccaagggggaggggatgatacgcggggcccaagcccaatttcattagtttagtaattcttttacttgtattagacacgtgtacaatgtgttaggcatgtggtacatttagtcttatatataggcatgctaacacattTTGTAAGCACTTTTGAGATAATGAATTAATTTCCTGTTGAGAATACTCCAGAATTAattccttgaaagtcaaggctgaaGAATCCAAGGGATTCTCTCAGCCACCTTCCTATCACATTGCACTTCATACATTTTCCACTTCAGATTTCTCTTTCAACCACCGCATACCTCTTCCACCAATCCAGAGCGTCCTCGTGGCTTACCAGATCTACTGCCACGCCTACATTTACCTTTCACGCTACATCTTCGTGATCTTACACCACAAACCAAATCAATCTCACATTTCATCacaaacctagggtttcttCTCGAGAGCCTTCTCTCTCGAGCTCCTCATAGCCAACCGCCGACCACCACGGTAAGCTCCATTTTCTGTTCCAGATCGCCAGCCTTTCACCATTTCATCACGAGATCTTCCCTTACCGGACTCTCTTTCACTTCACCGTTCAAAAACCGAGAATCCTTTCCTTCCatcgattcaatcggtgaaaccTCTTGTTTCACCCTTCAAACAGCTACTTCTCCATTTCTTTCAAacttccaccgattaaaacctATGTTACCTCGAACCCTAGCTTTTTCCACAGATCAAACTCCAAAACCTATATTTTAAGCTTCTTCCGCTGCGACATCTCCTCCAATCATGCGTTCAGATCCATTTCTCGGTTCTTCTCCGATCAGTCGTGACCAAGACTGCatcaaccaccaccaccaccagcacAACCACTGCCatcaccacaaccaccacaacgaccaccaccaccaccgccgccaCCGTCGCCCCGACCGTCGCCCCCACCACCGCTGTCGCCACCACTACAACcatcaccaccatcaccaccaccgccaccacaaCAACGACCACCACCACCGCAGCCACgacaaccacaaccaccaccacctgTCGTAGCCATCAcaaccaccactaccaccaccaccaccacaagcACCACCATTGTCGTCGCCGCCGCCACAACCACAACCACTACAACAACCCCCACAACCATCACCAGCACCACAGCCACCCCCACCACCAAAGTCACcgtcaccaccaccacaacaacaacaaccatcaCCACCGTCGCtgccaccgccaccgccaccgcATCTACCACCATCACCAGCACCACCGCAACCACTGTCGCCACCATCGCCACCATCGCCATTGCCACTGCCAccagcaccaccaccaccaccagcacCACCAGCATCGCCACCACAAAGACCAcaaccaccactaccaccaccactgCCAACACAATCACCACCACCACTGCCGCCACCCCCACAactaccaccacaaccaccaccgccaccaccatcaccgccaccaccaccactacaacCACCCTAAccagcaccaccaccacaaaCACCCTCACCACCATCGTTGCCGCCACCGTCACCACCACAACCAAAACCACCACCGCTGCCGCCGCtgccaccaccacaacaactacccgcaccgccaccaccaccatcgctaccaccaccactacaactaccaccaccacccccaccaccaccacaaccactaACGCTGCTGCCACCATCACTAGCACCACCATCGTCGCCACCATcactgccaccaccaccaccacaacaaccacaACCAACACCAACACCACAAACACCCTGACCACCACCGTTGCCGCTACTGCCACTACccccaccacaaccaccaccaccaccgtcgtCGCCACTGCCACCGTCGCCACGACCACCATCGCCGGAGCACCGCCACAtctgccaccaccaccaccgccgccacccccaccaccaccaccactacagCCACCACCACCGTCGCCGCCACCATCGctaacaccaccaccaccaccacaaccagcACTATTATCATCGCCACCTCTACCACAACCAACCTTACCACCTCTAACACCACTACAACCATACccaccgccgccaccaccactgCCACCACCACCGTTGTCGCCACAATCACtagcaccaccaccaccaccacccccaCCACCACTAACACCCCCAtgaccaccgccaccaccaccaccacaaccaccaccaccaccaccaatgTCGCCGCAAACATCGACGCCTCTGCCACCACCGCCGTTGCCGccaccaacaccaccaccacccccaCCGCCACTAACACCACCAGCAGCACCACTACCACGATTACCACTACCACCGTCACTGTAGCCCCCACCCGCACTACCACGAAGACCACCACGACCATCATCGTCACCACCACCGCCGATGCTACCACTAGGACCACCATTACCACCACTAACACCACAATGACAttaaccaccaccaccaccaccaccacaaccaccaccaacaccacaaccaccaccaccaccaccacaaccactacCACCACAACCAACACCACCAACGCCACCACCACaaccgccgccgccgccgccaccaccaccaccaccacccccaCCACCACTCACCACCATGNNNNNNNNNNNNNNNNNNNNNNNNNNNNNNNNNNNNNNNNNNNNNNNNNNNNNNNNNNNNNNNNNNNNNNNNNNNNNNNNNNNNNNNNNNNNNNNNNNNNNNNNNNNNNNNNNNNNNNNNNNNNNNNNNNNNNNNNNNNNNNNNNNNNNNNNNNNNNNNNNNNNNNNNNNNNNNNNNNNNNNNNNNNNNNNNNNNNNNNNNNNNNNNNNNAtgaccaccgccaccaccaccaccacaaccaccaccgccgccgctaccaccaccaccactcaCACCACTAtgaccaccgccaccaccaccaccacaactaCCACtacaaccacaaccacaaccgTCGCCACCACAACCGCCACCGCCGCCGTCGCCACCACCATAACAACCACTACCGCCGTtgccaccatcaccaccaccacaaccaccaccaccaccaacccTACCACCATATTACCATCACCACCACtaagaccaccaccacctccctcattaccaccaccaccaccaccacaactaGTGTCaacaccacaaccaccactacCACAACAACCATTGGCACTACCGCCACCCCCAGCAgcagcaccaccaccaccacaaccattgtcgccgccaccaccactaCTACTGCGACCACCACGACCATGACCACCATCAGAACCATAATGGCAAAAGAGCTCAAAGATGAATGAagattgattaatatgagatgaatatgttgttggggttagacttcgCGGAGTTCcttctcatgtatataagaattcatctttattcattaatgctaaGGTCCCTCACtgaaacacttaaacccgatccctcggttaataattaccaattcatacaattcctagcattcctggtaaaaagatgtgaagatcaagaggttaagacgactacgactcataccctcatccgtgagcaatataacccttaggagtaattcaacaaggacctgaattggaaggaacctcccgacactcatgcaaatcacagatcatgctattgtataagcaagcagtaagaacagatgaattactctaacaattggctaggagtgtattgctacGCTTGCTTCTgctagggatgcaaaacctagagccccagaagtgtcccaaagtgcggcccgaTCCACGTCAAATCACACTCAAGCGTCAGAGAGAGCTCGCGCCGGGCGTGAATCAAGGCTTCTGTAAGGGTTAGGCACTAGTTTTGGGCGCTTGGGCTACGAACGTTTGTCGCCTGGGCTAGGACGGTGATTTTCCTCTCGCAAATTTTGCGCTTCTGTCTCCTGGTGCACGCTTGGGCTTCGGGTTAGCTCCAActtcatggcttttcacttcaactctcttattcacaaaattttttagaaaaccgttaaaatcaacctcaactctcttattcatagaatttactgaaaacatat from the Vigna radiata var. radiata cultivar VC1973A unplaced genomic scaffold, Vradiata_ver6 scaffold_432, whole genome shotgun sequence genome contains:
- the LOC106778705 gene encoding loricrin-like, giving the protein MVKGWRSGTENGAYRGGRRSRRCSVKGKCRRGSRSGKPRGRSGLVEEEIHVPHLTSGQVLGQLWKSLSYVYNFNYLESPNQSNPINTNASFIDAAHSSLLLSTAAAHGYYSPWSGGDGGLSGSSGGVGGGGGGGDGDGCGGVRGGGGGSYSDNGSGYCGSGASSGGSGGRGGDSGCGGGGCGGGGNSDGCGGGLCGGCGGCGCGCNGGCGGCDGGGGGGSSGCGDGGDGCPCGCFGGCGGGGHGGVSGGGGGGWVGSGSNGGGYGCGGGGGGGGGGWVCGGGGGVVVGGDSGRGGDVVVGVVVVVAAAALVLVVVVVVVVVVLAMVVVRAMVVATAVVAVVVVMEALLELSHEQPLNPENWQRNDEEDEV